Proteins encoded in a region of the Rutidosis leptorrhynchoides isolate AG116_Rl617_1_P2 chromosome 9, CSIRO_AGI_Rlap_v1, whole genome shotgun sequence genome:
- the LOC139866235 gene encoding actin-related protein 5-like isoform X2 gives MPFISKIQRQTDYNLIPSSCPIVIDNGASYFRIGWAGESEPRIIFRNIVQRPRHKITGETITIVGDHDPALLRYFDCTRSGPRSAFDNDVVFQFEIMEYILDFAFDRLGADESPINHPILITECPCNPVHSRSKMAELLFETYGVPSIAFGVAAAFSYTYNQKLGICDRDGLAICSGFTTSHVIPFINGEPVYEVCCRTNVGGYHVTDYLKQLLSLKYPHHMLRLTWEKVEDLKMEHCYIAPDYASEVRLFQKGTKEAEEKTRCWQLPWTPAPVEEPPSEEEIARKAALKERQGQRLREMAEAKKTSKINELENELKGLEFLIHQLKNVNGNDIPSFLAETGYVSKQEIESAIVKVTQSLRKAKGEQDEIEEKPDIPNTEKYTLTDVPDNMLTPEQVKEKKRQVFLKMTSEGRQKAKQKRLEEELERERRNKEDEQRRLENPELYMEQLRVKYRDLCEKVDQRKRLKTNGNNGSENNNGTGGVGRGERLNAAQKERMRLLTTAAFDRGKGEDTFGIKDEDWQLYKKMSKDNDDEDEGPNEDEAELARVAIKLREIDPTFIPKSEAGPSGTEPPRLRPLTKEDFQILIGVERFRCPEILFHPNLVGIEQAGLDEMAGISLRRLRAKSQSLEESKNLTNSVLITGGSCLYPGMSERLEAGIRMIRPCGTPIKILRASDCVLDAWRGAASFASTKHFPQQVFNRTDYYEKGENWLRGYQFKYTY, from the exons ATGCCGTTTATTTCTAAAATTCAAAGACAAACAGATTACAATCTCATCCCTTCAAGTTGCCCAATCGTAATCGACAATGGCGCCTCATATTTCAGAATTGG ATGGGCAGGAGAGAGTGAACCTAGAATTATTTTCCGAAATATCGTTCAGAGACCGCGTCATAAAATTACTG GTGAAACGATAACGATCGTTGGTGACCATGATCCTGCGCTGTTGAGGTACTTTGATTGCACGCGTTCAGGACCACGTTCAGCGTTTGATAATGATGTTGTTTTCCAGTTTGAGATTATGGAATAT ATTCTTGACTTTGCATTCGATAGATTGGGGGCAGACGAATCTCCG ATTAATCATCCTATCCTCATTACCGAATGTCCATGCAACCCAGTACACTCGCGTAGTAAAATGGCTGAACTGTTGTTTGAGACATATGGGGTTCCTTCTATAG CGTTCGGAGTTGCTGCAGCTTTTAGCTATACGTACAATCAAAAACTTGGAATTTGTGATAGAGACGGTCTTGCAATTTGCTCAGGGTTTACCACAAGCCATGTGATCCCA TTTATTAATGGAGAGCCAGTTTATGAAGTATGCTGTCGTACCAATGTGGGTGGTTACCATGTCACCGATTACCTAAAGCAACTTCTGTCTCTAAAGTATCCCCATCATAT GTTGAGGCTTACATGGGAGAAGGTAGAAGATTTAAAGATGGAACATTGCTATATTGCCCCAGATTATGCTTCTGAAGTTAGATTATTTCAG AAAGGGACAAAAGAAGCGGAAGAGAAAACAAGATGTTGGCAACTTCCATGGACACCAGCACCAGTTGAAGAACCACCTTCAGAAGAAGAGATTGCAAGAAAAGCCGCTTTAAAAGAACGACAGGGTCAACGGTTACGAGAAATGGCCGAGGCTAAAAAAACTTCAAAAATAAATGAATTGGAAAATGAATTAAAGGGTTTAGAATTTCTTATACACCAACTTAAAAATGTAAACGGAAACGATATTCCATCTTTCTTGGCTGAAACTGGTTATGTCTCTAAGCAAGAAATCGAATCTGCTATTGTCAAAGTAACACAATCGCTAAGAAAAGCTAAGGGCGAGCAAGATGAAATTGAGGAGAAACCTGATATTCCTAATACAGAAAAATATACACTTACTGATGTTCCTGATAACATGCTTACACCTGAACAG GTAAAGGAAAAGAAAAGGCAAGTATTTCTGAAAATGACATCAGAAGGAAGGCAGAAAGCAAAACAGAAGCGTTTGGAAGAAGAGTTAGAACGGGAAAGACGTAACAAGGAAGATGAACAGAGGCGCCT AGAAAACCCGGAGCTTTATATGGAGCAGTTACGGGTCAAATACCGAGATCTGTGTGAGAAAGTTGACCAGCGAAAACGACTAAAGACAAATGGTAACAATGGAAGTGAAAACAACAATGGAACGGGTGGTGTTGGACGCGGGGAGAGACTGAATGCTGCACAGAAAGAGAGAATGCGTTTATTGACAACTGCAGCTTTTGATAGAGGGAAGGGTGAGGATACTTTTGGAATCAAAGATGAAGATTGGCAGTTATATAAAAAGATGAGcaaagataatgatgatgaggaTGAGGGACCCAATGAGGATGAGGCTGAGCTGGCACGCGTCGCTATCAAACTCCGG GAAATAGACCCAACATTTATTCCGAAATCAGAAGCGGGCCCGTCTGGCACTGAACCACCACGCTTACGTCCATTAACAAAGGAAGATTTTCAGATACTAATTGGCGTTGAAAGATTCAGGTGTCCCGAAATTCTTTTTCACCCAAACTTAGTTGGTATCGAACAGGCGGGATTAGATGAGATGGCGGGTATATCATTACGAAGGTTGCGAGCCAAAAGTCAAAGTTTGGAAGAGAGCAAGAATTTGACCAattcagttcttataactggcgggAGCTGTCTTTATCCTGGGATGAGTGAACGTTTGGAGGCTGGTATTCGTATGATAAGGCCATGTGGGACCCCTATTAAGATCCTTAGAGCATCAGATTGTGTCCTTGATGCGTGGCGCGGGGCTGCTTCTTTTGCATCTACTAAGCATTTTCCTCAACAGGTTTTTAACAGAACAGATTATTATGAGAAAGGTGAAAATTGGCTTCGTGGATATCAATTTAAGTACACATATTAG
- the LOC139866235 gene encoding actin-related protein 5-like isoform X1 — MAELLFETYGVPSIAFGVAAAFSYTYNQKLGICDRDGLAICSGFTTSHVIPFINGEPVYEVCCRTNVGGYHVTDYLKQLLSLKLRLTWEKVEDLKMEHCYIAPDYASEVRLFQKGTKEAEEKTRCWQLPWTPAPVEEPPSEEEIARKAALKERQGQRLREMAEAKKTSKINELENELKGLEFLIHQLKNVNGNDIPSFLAETGYVSKQEIESAIVKVTQSLRKAKGEQDEIEEKPDIPNTEKYTLTDVPDNMLTPEQVKEKKRQVFLKMTSEGRQKAKQKRLEEELERERRNKEDEQRRLENPELYMEQLRVKYRDLCEKVDQRKRLKTNGNNGSENNNGTGGVGRGERLNAAQKERMRLLTTAAFDRGKGEDTFGIKDEDWQLYKKMSKDNDDEDEGPNEDEAELARVAIKLREIDPTFIPKSEAGPSGTEPPRLRPLTKEDFQILIGVERFRCPEILFHPNLVGIEQAGLDEMAGISLRRLRAKSQSLEESKNLTNSVLITGGSCLYPGMSERLEAGIRMIRPCGTPIKILRASDCVLDAWRGAASFASTKHFPQQVFNRTDYYEKGENWLRGYQFKYTY; from the exons ATGGCTGAACTGTTGTTTGAGACATATGGGGTTCCTTCTATAG CGTTCGGAGTTGCTGCAGCTTTTAGCTATACGTACAATCAAAAACTTGGAATTTGTGATAGAGACGGTCTTGCAATTTGCTCAGGGTTTACCACAAGCCATGTGATCCCA TTTATTAATGGAGAGCCAGTTTATGAAGTATGCTGTCGTACCAATGTGGGTGGTTACCATGTCACCGATTACCTAAAGCAACTTCTGTCTCTAAA GTTGAGGCTTACATGGGAGAAGGTAGAAGATTTAAAGATGGAACATTGCTATATTGCCCCAGATTATGCTTCTGAAGTTAGATTATTTCAG AAAGGGACAAAAGAAGCGGAAGAGAAAACAAGATGTTGGCAACTTCCATGGACACCAGCACCAGTTGAAGAACCACCTTCAGAAGAAGAGATTGCAAGAAAAGCCGCTTTAAAAGAACGACAGGGTCAACGGTTACGAGAAATGGCCGAGGCTAAAAAAACTTCAAAAATAAATGAATTGGAAAATGAATTAAAGGGTTTAGAATTTCTTATACACCAACTTAAAAATGTAAACGGAAACGATATTCCATCTTTCTTGGCTGAAACTGGTTATGTCTCTAAGCAAGAAATCGAATCTGCTATTGTCAAAGTAACACAATCGCTAAGAAAAGCTAAGGGCGAGCAAGATGAAATTGAGGAGAAACCTGATATTCCTAATACAGAAAAATATACACTTACTGATGTTCCTGATAACATGCTTACACCTGAACAG GTAAAGGAAAAGAAAAGGCAAGTATTTCTGAAAATGACATCAGAAGGAAGGCAGAAAGCAAAACAGAAGCGTTTGGAAGAAGAGTTAGAACGGGAAAGACGTAACAAGGAAGATGAACAGAGGCGCCT AGAAAACCCGGAGCTTTATATGGAGCAGTTACGGGTCAAATACCGAGATCTGTGTGAGAAAGTTGACCAGCGAAAACGACTAAAGACAAATGGTAACAATGGAAGTGAAAACAACAATGGAACGGGTGGTGTTGGACGCGGGGAGAGACTGAATGCTGCACAGAAAGAGAGAATGCGTTTATTGACAACTGCAGCTTTTGATAGAGGGAAGGGTGAGGATACTTTTGGAATCAAAGATGAAGATTGGCAGTTATATAAAAAGATGAGcaaagataatgatgatgaggaTGAGGGACCCAATGAGGATGAGGCTGAGCTGGCACGCGTCGCTATCAAACTCCGG GAAATAGACCCAACATTTATTCCGAAATCAGAAGCGGGCCCGTCTGGCACTGAACCACCACGCTTACGTCCATTAACAAAGGAAGATTTTCAGATACTAATTGGCGTTGAAAGATTCAGGTGTCCCGAAATTCTTTTTCACCCAAACTTAGTTGGTATCGAACAGGCGGGATTAGATGAGATGGCGGGTATATCATTACGAAGGTTGCGAGCCAAAAGTCAAAGTTTGGAAGAGAGCAAGAATTTGACCAattcagttcttataactggcgggAGCTGTCTTTATCCTGGGATGAGTGAACGTTTGGAGGCTGGTATTCGTATGATAAGGCCATGTGGGACCCCTATTAAGATCCTTAGAGCATCAGATTGTGTCCTTGATGCGTGGCGCGGGGCTGCTTCTTTTGCATCTACTAAGCATTTTCCTCAACAGGTTTTTAACAGAACAGATTATTATGAGAAAGGTGAAAATTGGCTTCGTGGATATCAATTTAAGTACACATATTAG
- the LOC139869207 gene encoding uncharacterized mitochondrial protein AtMg00810-like — protein sequence MEFSMTNLGTLSSFLGISVTHTPNGLFLSQANYAKEILERADMLNCKPARTPVDTNSKLGAKAGAIYSDPTFFRSMAGALQYLTFTRPDISYAVQQICLHMHAPHEGHMGALRRILRYIKGSLDQGLHLYKSSSTNLVSYTDADWAGCPDTRRSTSGYCIYLGDNLISWSSKRQPTISRSSAEAEYRGVANVVSKSCWLRNLLLELHHPVHKATLVYCDNVSAIYLSSNPIQHQRTKHVELDIHFVREQVARGQVRVLHVSSGYQVADIFTKGLPFVLFNEFKATLNVRPPPVSSAGEY from the coding sequence ATGGAATTTTCTATGACAAATCTTGGTACACTCAGTTCCTTTCTTGGTATTTCCGTAACTCACACGCCTAATGGTTTGTTTCTTAGCCAAGCTAATTATGCAAAGGAGATTCTTGAACGCGCCGATATGCTCAACTGTAAACCGGCCCGGACACCCGTAGACACCAATTCCAAGTTAGGTGCCAAAGCTGGTGCCATATATTCTGATCCTACTTTCTTCCGAAGCATGGCCGGGGCATTACAATACCTCACTTTCACACGCCCCGATATCTCCTATGCCGTACAACAAATATGTCTTCATATGCACGCCCCTCATGAAGGGCATATGGGAGCCTTGCGGCGAATCTTACGATATATAAAAGGTAGTCTTGATCAAGGTTTACATCTTTACAAATCGTCTTCTACAAATCTGGTTTCCTACACCGATGCTGATTGGGCTGGGTGTCCCGACACGCGACGGTCCACCTCTGGCTATTGTATTTATTTGGGAGATAACCTGATTTCTTGGTCTTCTAAACGACAACCTACAATATCTCGATCTAGTGCCGAAGCTGAATATCGTGGCGTTGCAAATGTTGTCTCCAAGTCATGTTGGTTACGCAATTTGCTTCTCGAGTTACATCATCCAGTACACAAAGCTACACTTGTCTACTGTGATAATGTTAGTGCTATCTACTTATCTAGCAATCCTATTCAGCATCAACGTACAAAGCATGTGGAACTTGATATTCATTTTGTTCGGGAACAAGTTGCTCGCGGTCAGGTCCGTGTTTTACATGTTTCTTCAGGTTATCAGGTTGCGGATATTTTTACTAAGGGTCTACCTTTTGTTCTGTTTAACGAGTTCAAAGCCACTCTCAATGTACGTCCACCTCCCGTTTCGAGTGCGGGGGAGTATTAG
- the LOC139866337 gene encoding B-type cell cycle switch protein ccs52B, translating to MDSNQRRKSGINLPAGMSETSLRLNTGAGSPSPLIRTLSSPSPRTMSPRTISNLSSSPSSKSAGVCSDRFIPCRSSSRLHTFGLIDKPSPAKEGGGGSSEAYTRLLRCELFGSDFGFSSPAGGTKGSGYGSPLGSPSRNMLRFMTDSSGQNSPYSSSILGQDSGLSAESVTPPKPPRKVPKTPHKVLDAPSLQDDFYLNLVDWSSQNVLAVGLGSCVYLWTATTSKVTKLCDLGPNDGVCSVQWTREGSYISVGTSLGKVQVWDGTQCKKVRTMGGHQTRTGVLAWSSRILSSGSRDRNILQHDLRVSSDYINKLVGHKSEVCGLKWSHDDRELASGGNDNQLLVWNQHSAQPIHKLTEHTAAVKAIAWSPHQSNLLVSGGGTADRCIRFWNTANGNQLNHVDTGSQVCNLAWSKNVNELVSTHGYSQNQIMVWKYPTLAKVATLTGHSMRVLYLAMSPDGQTIVTGAGDETLRFWNVFPSVKSPAAVRDSGLMSLGRTHIR from the exons ATGGACTCAAATCAAAGAAGAAAAAGTGGTATCAATCTCCCAGCTGGGATGTCGGAAACTTCACTCCGTCTAAACACTGGTGCCGGTTCTCCGTCACCGTTGATCAGAACCTTATCATCACCATCTCCACGAACAATGTCGCCTAGAACAATCTCCAACTTATCTTCATCTCCGTCTTCAAAATCAGCTGGAGTTTGCAGCGATCGGTTCATTCCGTGCCGATCGTCTTCAAGATTGCACACATTTGGGTTAATCGATAAACCGTCTCCGGCGAAAGAAGGCGGTGGAGGGAGCAGTGAGGCGTATACAAGGTTATTAAGATGTGAATTATTTGGATCTGATTTTGGGTTTTCTTCTCCTGCAGGTGGGACTAAAGGATCGGGTTATGGGTCGCCTTTGGGGAGTCCGAGTAGGAATATGTTGCGGTTTATGACGGATAGTTCGGGTCAGAATTCGCCTTATTCGAGTTCCATTTTGGGGCAGGATAGTGGGTTGAGTGCTGAGTCTGTAACTCCACCTAAGCCCCCAAGAAAGGTTCCAAAAACACCACATAAG GTTTTGGATGCACCATCGCTTCAAGACGACTTTTACTTGAACCTTGTGGATTGGTCATCACAAAATGTGCTTGCCGTGGGACTTGGCAGCTGTGTTTATTTATGGACCGCGACAACCAGCAAA gtGACTAAACTGTGTGATTTGGGACCTAATGATGGAGTATGCTCGGTTCAGTGGACTCGAGAAGGGTCTTATATATCTGTTGGTACCAGTCTTGGTAAAGTTCAG GTTTGGGATGGGACTCAGTGCAAAAAGGTTCGAACAATGGGTGGACACCAAACAAGAACAGGTGTGTTGGCGTGGAGCTCACGCATATTGTCGTCAGGAAGCAGGGATCGTAACATACTTCAACACGATCTTCGCGTTTCTAGTGACTATATTAACAAGCTTGTTGGTCATAAATCAGAG GTATGTGGGCTTAAATGGTCTCATGATGATAGAGAGCTTGCATCTGGTGGCAACGATAATCAGTTATTAGTTTGGAACCAGCACTCTGCACAGCCCATTCATAAACTAACCGAGCACACAGCTGCAGTTAAGGCCATCGCATGGTCACCTCATCAGAGCAACCTTCTGGTCTCAGGTGGTGGCACCGCTGACCGTTGCATTCGGTTTTGGAACACGGCTAACGGGAACCAACTGAACCATGTTGACACTGGAAGTCAAGTGTGCAATTTAGCATGGAGCAAGAACGTAAACGAGTTGGTTAGCACTCATGGGTACTCACAGAATCAGATCATGGTGTGGAAATATCCAACATTGGCTAAG GTTGCGACATTAACGGGACATAGTATGAGAGTGTTGTATCTTGCAATGTCACCGGATGGTCAGACGATAGTGACAGGGGCAGGAGATGAAACCTTGAGATTTTGGAATGTGTTCCCATCTGTGAAATCTCCG GCTGCTGTAAGGGACTCCGGGCTGATGTCACTAGGAAGAACTCATATAAGATGA